TCAGTACGCCAGGTCCACTCGGCCGACACGTAGCACGAAACTCGGAGGCCTGGCTGCACGACTTCTTCCGTTCGCATGCCGACGAATACCTGTTGCTGCATGTGACGGAAGAAGACCGGGCAGGCTACGATAGCCTGTATCCCGGCCATCGATGCGCACAGATACCGATCGGGGTCGATCTGCCACCCGACCTCAATCCGCCAGTCGAGCCGGAGCGCCGACCGGTCAAAATGATCTTCGTCGGGTCGCTCGGTGTTCGCATGAATCGGGACGCTCTCGCACATTTCGGGGAACGCTTCCACCCTCTCCTGCTCAAGACATTCGGGCCTGACCTCGAAGTCCACGTGGCGGGCAGTTCACCATCTACCGAGGTCATGGCACTCTGCAATTCTCACGGATGGCAGCTGCATTCGAATCTTCCGGACGCCGAACTGGAAGAGCTCATCGAGTCCGCAACGTTCTCGCTTCTCCCGTTCAGCTACGCCACCGGCGCCAAACTGAAACTCCTGAAGTCGATGGCGCACGGTGTGCCCTTTCTCGCGACCCGAATGGTGGCGGCGCAGGCAGACGCATGCGTATATCCCAGCCTGATGTCGGACGAGCCCGAGGAGTGGGTGCAGCGGATTCAGTCGGTGCTTCGCGAAGGGATCAGCAGTGACCAGCGGGCGAGTCTTCGAGATCGCGCACAGCAGCACTCGTGGGAGGCTTCCGCGCAAACCATTATCGATGCCCTGGCTGACGCGACTTTGGAGACTCACTCGTGATTGATATTCCGATCGTTATCCTGTGCGGCGGGCTGGGAACGCGACTCAAGTCTGTCGTGCGTGACGTTCCGAAGGTTCTGGCAGAAATCAGCGGCCGCCCGTTTCTCGCTCACCTGTTGGATCGACTCCGCGACCACGGTGCGCAAGAGATTCTACTGAGCACCGGCTACAAATCAGAGATGCTAGAGCAGTTTGTTGATGATAGAACTGATGACGGGATGCAGATTCGCTGCATTCGGGAAGACCAGCCGCTTGGCACCGGCGGCGCGCTCCGATTCGTGAGTGACGAAGCGAAGCTGACGTTTCCGTTCGTCGCATTGAACGGCGATACCTTCTTTTCTGGTGACCTCGAGCATCTTATCCGCTTCCATCGGGAGAGCCGCGCTGCGGGTACACTGGCCGTCGTCGAGGTCCCAGCTGCGGATCGATATGGCACGGTAGAGTTTGACAGCAGCACTGGTGAACTCACCACCTTTGAGGAGAAAGCCTCAGGATCCGGACCATCGTGGATAAATGCCGGTGCCTATGTCATTGAGCGCCCGATTCTGGAATTAGTGCCGGAGAAACGCTCAGTGTCGCTCGAACGGGACGTCTTGCCAGCATGGGTAGGCCGCGGTCTGTTCGCATGTCCGTTTCGGCAGGCACAGTTTCTGGATATCGGGACGCCTGACGATTATACTCGGGCTCAGGATCTTCTCGGGTAGCAGATCTTTCCGACGCTTCGATTTCTGTTCATCACATTACTCGCCGGATCCGTGAAACGAATTATTCGCGCTCGTGCGCCACTGAGAATCAGCTTTGCAGGCGGCGGCTCGGACGTGCCTCCGTACGTCGATGAGCGGGGCGGGTGCGTGCTGAACGCGACGATCAATCGCTACGCGTACGTCACCATCGCCCCGAACGATTCCGACGTCATCACACTTAGATCGCTCGACTACGGCGACTCCGTCTCGTATAACATCGGCGACGACGTCCCTCCGTACGACTACCAGATGGACCTTGCCAAGGGCGTCATAAATCGGCTCAAAGTGGGCGACCTGCGTCACGGTTTCGAGTTGTTTACTCATGCAGACTGTCCGCCGGGGTCCGGCCTTGGAGCCTCGTCCACGATGGTCATCGCTCTGTTGGCTGCGTTCGATCGATGGCTCAGGCTGGGCCTGACCCGATACGAGACCGCGAAACTCGCGTATGAAATCGAACGATCCGATCTTGGAATTCAGGGAGGCCGCCAGGATCAGTACGCGGCGGCATTCGGCGGCATCAACTTCATGGAATTCAAGAGGAGCGAGACACTGGTTAATCCGCTTCGAATACCTCCGGAGTGGATCAGCGAACTCGAGTACTCACTCGTGCTCGCGTATACAGGGAAGAGTCGCCTGTCGTCCGACATCATTGCGGACCAGGTAAAGAATTACGCGGACAAATCGAGCGATGCGGTTGATGCGGTCACCGAGACGAAGGCCCTGGCGGAAGAAATGAAGCGGTTGTTGCTGCTTGGCCAACTCTCTGACTTTGGTCGGCTCCTGCATGAGGCGTGGGAGATAAAGAAGAGGCTGTCGCAGCAGATCTCAAGCCCGTTTATCGACAATCTCTATGCCGCGGCACGATCGGCGGGGGCTCTGGGCGGAAAGATATCGGGTGCCGGCGGTGGCGGCTTCATGTACTTCTTCGCGGAGTTCGACCGCAGACACCAGGTGATGGAAGCGTTGACATCGCAGGGTGCCGAAGTCGTACATTTCGGTTTCAGTGATTCGGGAATGCAGCAGTGGATTCTATGACCGACACAGTCCGTGGCTATTCCGCAGGCGATGACGCCATCTCGTGGATCAAGCGTCAGCTCGACGACGCCGCTGCCGTCCATGATGCGATCAGGGCGGATGTCGAGAACCTCGCGGCCATAGCGACAAGCATTGCAGGGTCGCTTCAAAACGGAGGACGCGTCTTCTTCTTCGGCAACGGCGGCAGTGCCGCGGACGCGCAGCACTGGGCCGCAGAGTTGTCCGGGAGATACTACATCGACCGCCCCAGCCTGCCGGCTATCGCACTGACCACAAACTCGTCGCAGCTTACAGCCATCGGAAACGACTACGGCTTCGCCGACGTGTTCGCCCGCCCCTTGAGCGGACTTGCCACCGACGGAGACGTGGCGGTCGCGATTTCAACGAGCGGCACGTCCGAGAACGTACTCCGAGCGATCGATGTGGCCGCCAAATCCGGACTGACGACCATCGGTTTTACAGGCTCCGGCGACAACCCGATGGCCGGGCGCTGCGATTTCGTTGTAACCATTCCATCGACTGACGTCGCTCGCGTACAGGAGGGCCATGAAGTCTGCGCCCACATCATCTGGTCTCTCGTTGAACAAGAAATCTTCGGCGATCAACGCACTCGATAAGACGGGACGAGCCTATGTCACGGTTTAAGGCCGCTTTCCTCGACCGCGATGGTACCCTGAACAAGGAAGTCGAGTACCTGCACCGGATCGAGGACTTCGAATGGATACCGTCGGCCCCGCAGGCGATTCGGCGACTCAATGAAGCCGGCATCCTCGTCCTGGTGGTGACGAATCAGGCAGGTGTTGCGCGTGGGTACTATTCGGAGCAAGACGTTGGCGCACTTCACGACCATATGCGCCGGGAGCTTGCGAAAGAGGGAGCCCACATAGACGCGTTCTACTATTGCCCCCATCATCCCGACGGAACGGTTGCCGAATACCGGCGGGACAGTCACCGCCGGAAACCTGCAACGGGCATGTTCGAACAGGGCCTCGGGGAATGGGGTCTCCAGGCGAAAAACTGCGTGGTGGTCGGAGACAAGAACATCGACATGAAGCCCGGGGAAATGCTCGGGATGACCACAATCCTTGTGCAGACGGGATACGGCGAAGTGGAGACGGAAACGACCGAGGCCGATCACGTGACATCTGACGTTGCAACGGCTACGGACCTGATCCTGACTCTTTAGTCGGCAGCAGATTGCCTACCCGGTCCAGACGGCGTACCCCTGCGTCTGCAACCGCTCTGCGAGATACCGCTCCAGTTTCTCCGCCTCCACCCGGCTATCGATAGGGTTGTAGCGATCGTACAGCTTGGGCCGGAGTTCGATGCCGTGCCGCTCAACGAACCGGTTTGATTTGTAGCCGTTCAGATGTTGTTCGAAGCGCATGTCAGGCGGGTGCACGGAAGAACCCACATAGAGGCATTCCGAACGGCTGGAAGAGCGGGGATTTCGACGTCTGAATTTCGCGTTATTCAGCACTTCCGGAGCAAGGGCGATGACGTAGACGTAGTACGCTCGACGGCTCATGGTGGGCGCGGGACGTGTCCAAGTTGAGACTCAGATTCGGTCGGGAGTCTGCCTGAATTTTCGGCCAGAAGGGCGATTTCTTAACGAAATACATCGAAAATGGCATTCTACACCGTTATTGAATCTGTGGCCTGACTTTTGATAATTAACGATTCGGCCGCAGTATCCGGTTCGCCGGGAGCTGGCCGACAGTTCACGAGAAGTCATCGACGGTGGGCACATCAGGCTTCTCCAATGCCGCATAGCACATGGATTCGAGTCAGAAAGAACAGAACATTGACGCGGTTGTCGACTACCTGCTGAGGGATCAGGATTTCCTGCTCTCAAAGGAGATACGACATCGCGTCGAAGAGCTGAATCAGTTGCTGGTCCAGGCACACAACCAGCAGATGAAGGTCGAATTCAGTGTGACCGACACACCGCTGGAATCCGGCGGAAAAGTGACCCACCTCGACGCTGCGGTATACAAGCGAATCTGAGGCCAGCCGATCGCCCCTTCGTGACGTCTTGCTGAGCTAGAGCTACAGC
This sequence is a window from Rhodothermales bacterium. Protein-coding genes within it:
- a CDS encoding glycosyltransferase translates to MATPTFDPTAPCIVLAPHLQYPARNGSDISLDRIAKCLSRHVAHVDLIAEDVVVSFRNGEEHGRLPFANEMRSKSSAGLRALLRRSHFYLEKFVTPAFSRRAAELIGSNTYGTILYSYMTTTRATTQIRSEQIPATRLVWTHNDEFKWFRDLAVSTPGPLGRHVARNSEAWLHDFFRSHADEYLLLHVTEEDRAGYDSLYPGHRCAQIPIGVDLPPDLNPPVEPERRPVKMIFVGSLGVRMNRDALAHFGERFHPLLLKTFGPDLEVHVAGSSPSTEVMALCNSHGWQLHSNLPDAELEELIESATFSLLPFSYATGAKLKLLKSMAHGVPFLATRMVAAQADACVYPSLMSDEPEEWVQRIQSVLREGISSDQRASLRDRAQQHSWEASAQTIIDALADATLETHS
- a CDS encoding NTP transferase domain-containing protein, whose product is MIDIPIVILCGGLGTRLKSVVRDVPKVLAEISGRPFLAHLLDRLRDHGAQEILLSTGYKSEMLEQFVDDRTDDGMQIRCIREDQPLGTGGALRFVSDEAKLTFPFVALNGDTFFSGDLEHLIRFHRESRAAGTLAVVEVPAADRYGTVEFDSSTGELTTFEEKASGSGPSWINAGAYVIERPILELVPEKRSVSLERDVLPAWVGRGLFACPFRQAQFLDIGTPDDYTRAQDLLG
- a CDS encoding GHMP kinase, coding for MRISFAGGGSDVPPYVDERGGCVLNATINRYAYVTIAPNDSDVITLRSLDYGDSVSYNIGDDVPPYDYQMDLAKGVINRLKVGDLRHGFELFTHADCPPGSGLGASSTMVIALLAAFDRWLRLGLTRYETAKLAYEIERSDLGIQGGRQDQYAAAFGGINFMEFKRSETLVNPLRIPPEWISELEYSLVLAYTGKSRLSSDIIADQVKNYADKSSDAVDAVTETKALAEEMKRLLLLGQLSDFGRLLHEAWEIKKRLSQQISSPFIDNLYAAARSAGALGGKISGAGGGGFMYFFAEFDRRHQVMEALTSQGAEVVHFGFSDSGMQQWIL
- a CDS encoding SIS domain-containing protein, whose product is MTDTVRGYSAGDDAISWIKRQLDDAAAVHDAIRADVENLAAIATSIAGSLQNGGRVFFFGNGGSAADAQHWAAELSGRYYIDRPSLPAIALTTNSSQLTAIGNDYGFADVFARPLSGLATDGDVAVAISTSGTSENVLRAIDVAAKSGLTTIGFTGSGDNPMAGRCDFVVTIPSTDVARVQEGHEVCAHIIWSLVEQEIFGDQRTR
- a CDS encoding HAD family hydrolase — protein: MSRFKAAFLDRDGTLNKEVEYLHRIEDFEWIPSAPQAIRRLNEAGILVLVVTNQAGVARGYYSEQDVGALHDHMRRELAKEGAHIDAFYYCPHHPDGTVAEYRRDSHRRKPATGMFEQGLGEWGLQAKNCVVVGDKNIDMKPGEMLGMTTILVQTGYGEVETETTEADHVTSDVATATDLILTL